From one Nitrospira sp. MA-1 genomic stretch:
- a CDS encoding radical SAM protein: MRINYDKGGLIRPDKIQLPRSTNFKESSSKAKILLVFPPDWYPSEPYLSLPTLTAFLRSAGHDVVQKDVNLEMYDWYFSRDFLRRILKKVPQQLDRLKKIGKSRELTDAEVDLQLALCNCTRGYMSDLAERAEKAKEIVRSQEFYESEKLEWVMNTFREVTATISLVYAPARICMPPMETDLSYKLFMSSEVLEAVEDTQVNVYRDVFEEILKPAILAEKPDVIGISIVLRQQLFSSMTFCALIKEQFPDIHITIGGNTVTRLREVLPDTPKLFALFDSAIVYEGETALLRLLEAIGSDGDLSHVPNLLFRDAAGIHVNSESYAENMGELPPPDFDGLPLEKYFVPEPILPYLATRGCYWGRCEFCDHGEGYTAGYRTKRDWQIIEELTYLKNKYHARSFHFTDESYPPALFRKLTKKLIESKLDIAWTTHIRFEKSLLEDQVWADAQTSGCKFLHMGYESGSERVLQLMDKATTTEVIQRSLELSSQHGVWNHVMGFFGFPGETYQDAKFSIQFLEDNREHVHSIGFGTFDLSKHTPVAKNPEKFGITYYKNPEWDLALDYYFTVKEGLSVEDAERVFEEFEQNHYAGWDLKIFIREYVFLYVTHFGTNKLPSLQFRLDSHDSSSKLASV, from the coding sequence ATGAGGATAAATTATGATAAAGGTGGTTTGATTCGCCCTGATAAAATTCAATTACCAAGATCAACCAACTTTAAAGAGTCATCCAGTAAGGCCAAAATCCTGTTGGTCTTCCCCCCGGACTGGTATCCTTCTGAACCCTATCTGAGCCTTCCAACCCTAACGGCTTTTCTTCGATCTGCCGGTCATGATGTCGTTCAAAAAGATGTTAATTTAGAAATGTACGACTGGTATTTTAGTCGGGATTTCCTCCGTCGCATTCTTAAAAAAGTTCCTCAGCAACTTGATCGCCTCAAAAAGATTGGGAAGAGTCGTGAGTTAACGGATGCGGAAGTGGATCTTCAGTTAGCTCTCTGCAATTGTACCCGAGGCTATATGAGCGATTTAGCTGAAAGAGCTGAGAAAGCAAAGGAAATTGTTCGAAGCCAAGAGTTTTATGAAAGTGAGAAGCTGGAATGGGTGATGAATACCTTTAGGGAGGTGACTGCCACAATATCCTTGGTGTATGCCCCCGCAAGAATCTGCATGCCTCCCATGGAAACTGATTTATCCTATAAGCTGTTTATGTCGTCCGAAGTGCTGGAAGCCGTTGAAGATACTCAAGTCAATGTCTATCGGGACGTATTTGAGGAAATCCTGAAGCCTGCCATTCTAGCTGAAAAGCCCGATGTCATTGGGATTTCAATTGTTCTTCGACAACAATTGTTTTCCTCTATGACATTTTGTGCACTCATTAAGGAGCAATTCCCTGATATTCATATAACCATTGGAGGCAATACCGTAACCCGCCTGAGGGAAGTGCTTCCAGATACTCCAAAGTTATTCGCCTTATTTGACAGCGCGATTGTCTATGAAGGTGAAACTGCCCTGTTGCGATTGTTGGAAGCCATAGGCTCGGATGGGGATTTATCGCATGTTCCTAATTTACTATTCAGAGATGCAGCGGGAATTCATGTGAATTCCGAATCCTACGCCGAAAATATGGGCGAGTTGCCTCCCCCGGATTTCGACGGATTGCCATTAGAGAAATACTTTGTACCTGAGCCGATTCTTCCCTATTTAGCCACTCGGGGATGTTATTGGGGACGGTGTGAGTTCTGTGACCATGGTGAGGGTTATACGGCAGGGTACCGGACCAAAAGGGATTGGCAGATTATTGAAGAACTCACCTATTTGAAAAATAAGTATCATGCCCGGAGTTTTCATTTCACGGATGAGTCTTATCCACCCGCCTTATTCAGGAAGCTTACGAAGAAATTGATTGAGTCGAAATTAGATATTGCCTGGACCACACATATCCGCTTCGAAAAGAGTCTTCTTGAGGATCAAGTCTGGGCGGATGCCCAGACTTCTGGATGCAAATTTCTCCATATGGGCTATGAATCCGGAAGTGAGCGTGTGCTTCAACTTATGGACAAGGCAACCACGACGGAGGTAATCCAGCGAAGCTTGGAGTTGTCCTCCCAACATGGGGTTTGGAATCATGTCATGGGGTTTTTTGGGTTCCCAGGGGAAACATACCAAGATGCGAAATTTTCTATCCAATTTTTAGAAGATAATCGAGAACACGTCCATTCAATTGGATTTGGTACCTTTGATTTGAGCAAGCATACTCCCGTCGCGAAAAATCCTGAAAAATTCGGCATTACCTATTATAAAAATCCGGAATGGGATTTGGCCTTGGATTATTATTTTACGGTGAAAGAAGGATTGAGTGTTGAGGATGCCGAACGGGTATTCGAAGAATTTGAACAAAATCATTATGCGGGGTGGGATTTGAAAATCTTTATTCGGGAATATGTGTTTTTATACGTGACCCACTTCGGAACCAATAAATTACCTTCTCTGCAATTTCGCCTCGACTCACATGATTCCTCATCGAAATTAGCCTCTGTCTAA